TCCGGTTCGTCACCGATCCCAGCCTGGAGCGCCCCTCCGGCATCGCCCTCGACCGGGCGCGGGGCCGGATCTATGTCGCCGACACGGCGCACACCAAGTCCCAGGCGCATACGGTCAAGGTCTTCGACATGACCGGCCGACTCCTCAGAACGATCGGCCGGGAAAAGGGCGAGAGGGAGGGGCAGTTCCTCTTTCCGACCTACCTCGCCATCGACGCCCCGGGGAACCTCTACGTCAGCGACACGCTCAACGCCCGCGTCCAGGTCTTCGATCCCGAGGGGAAGTACGTGAAGAGCATTGGCCAGCGCGGTAACGCCTGGGGGATGTTCGACAAACCCAAGGGTGTCGCGCTGGACAGCTTCGGGAACGTCTACGTGGCCGACTCGGGCTGGAGCAATGTCCAGATCTTCAACCAGAAGGGGCAGATCTTGCTCTTCTTCGGCGGGCGCGGCCCGATCCCGGGGATGCTGAAGAACCCCACGGCGATCGCCATCGACAGGAAGAACCAGATCTATGTCGCCGACTATCTCAACCACCGGGTCGAGATGTACAGGCTGGTGAACACGACCGCCCAGGACAGTGCTCTCGATCCGGTCGGCGGCACAGGGGGAGGTGACCCGGAGCGGAAGAAGGAAGCGGGGATGAGCCCCGCCCAGAATGGCCTGCTCTCGACGAAAGGAGATGACACGAGATGAAAGCGCTGAAGTTGATCCTGATAGTGGCGGCAGTGGCGCTCGCGCCGGCCATCGCATGGGCGGCCGAGGGCGCCGGCGGTGGGCTGGCGGATACGGAGCACGACTTCTCGGGCCTCGGCACGACGACCCTGACGGGTCTCTGCACCTTCTGCCACACCCCCCACAAGGCCTCGCAGACGACGCTGCTGTGGAATCACAAGCTGTCCACCAACAACTTCACGTGGGACGTTCCCAAGACCACGGCCGGCACCGAGTTCCCGACCATCGTGGGAGACACCTACAAGGGATCGACGGCGAAGTGCCTCAGCTGCCATGACGGCACGGTGGCCGTGGGCGACCTCGCGTGGTGGGACGGGGCCGCGAACCCCACGGCAGTCGGGGGAAAGGGGGCCCTCCCGGCCGGTGACAAGCACATCATCACCAGCGGCGCGGGTGGCGCCAGCATGAAGGGGAACCACCCGGTGGCCATGCCGTACCCATACGGCGGAGTGGCGAACACGTATAACGGGAAGACGACGGGGAGCGCGTTCGAGGCGACCGAATGGAGAACTCCACCCGTGCTGCCGGTTCGCCTGTTCAATGACGACAGCAGCGGGAACATCACGGCAGGGGCCGTCGCAGCCAAGAGCGGCATCGAGTGCTCCTCGTGCCACGACCCGCACAACAAGCAGACCGAGGACATGCGGTTTCTCCGCGGGACCATGGGAGGAAACACCACGGCCTACATCTGCCTGAAGTGCCACATCAAGTGATCCGGGCCTGATCCACCGGAGGCCTGGTCTCGCAGGCGGCCAGGCCTCCTTTTCTTGCCGACGTCTTCCAGCCCGCAGTGATCACGTCGCCCTGGAGACGAGACGGGACAGGAGTTGAAGGCGTGAGTCAGGAGCGCAGCGAGGCTCGGTGCTACGACATGCTCCGGCAGGCACGCTGGCCGAACGGGATGACGTGCCCCGGATGCGGCGGGAGGCGGATCACGACTCATTCGAGGTCTCCGAGGACGCCGCGGCGGCGCTATCTGTGCCTCTCCTGCCGCCGGACGTTCAGCGATCTCACGGCGACACCCCTCGCCCAGACCAATCTTCCGCTGGCCAAGTGGTTCGAGTGCCTGCGTCTGCTGCCGGGTCGCCACACGACGGCGGGTCTCGCGAAGGCGCTGGACGTGAAGTGGGACACCGCGGTGCGGCTGCAGCGGCAGCTGGCGACCAGCCCGGGGCGGCCCGGCCTTGTCCAGCGGCTTCGCCAGATCCTGGGTGAGGCGGATCACGGCTGAGAGGGGCCATGATCGGACGCCGGGCGATGCTCGCGCTGGCGACAGGGGGCGGCCTGGCCGCCCTGCTGCTCGCCGGGTGCAGCGCGGAGACGCGGCAGAAGATCCTGCCGTACTTCTTCGATGGCTTCGCCACGACCGAGCAGAAGCAGCGGCCGCCGACCCGGCGCATGCGGCGGGATCTGCTCCAGGACATCGACGGGCTGAAGCGCGAGCTCGCGGAGGCGCGCGCGCTGGCCAAGGCCCGCGAATCGGCGCCCTCGGAGGCCACGATTCTCCCCGCGGAGCGCGCAAAGAGCTGGCAAGAGGTCTCGGGCGATCTGCCGAAGGATGGCGCGGGGCGTGTGGACTGGGTGGCCGCCTTGAAGGCCCGGGCCATCGCCCCGCGCCCGGCCATCGACCCCAAGGGCCCGGCACAGGCGCCCCTCGACCTCGACGTGGAGCTGGCGGGCTCGAGCTCCCGTGTCTTCCGTGTCAGCTTCTCCCACGCGGCGCATACCGAGTGGCTTGCCTGCGCGAACTGTCATCCCGGGATCTTCTCTCTCAGCCGGCGGGCCCCGCCGACCCTGGTCACGATGAGGAAGATCGTGGCTGGCGAGTACTGCGGCGCCTGCCACGGGAAGGTGGCCTTCGCCATCGAAGGCGGGTGCGCTCGGTGCCACACGAAGGTCCCCGCGACGGCCCAGTGGCAGCCCGCCGGGGAGCCCCGGAAGCCGATCGAGCGTGCCCGGCGATGGAGCGAGGCCATGACGCTCCTGCCCGTCACCGAAGGTGCCCCGGACTGGAGCAAGGCGCTGGCCCGAGGGGTGATCGCGCCGCGTCCCGGCGTGGGCCCGAAGGCCGAGGACGAGGCGGTGCTCGACCTGGACGTGGTGAGGGCACCGGGCGGCGACGAGCAGTACAAGGTGGTGTTCCCCCACTCGGCGCACACAGCGTGGGTGGCCTGCGATAGCTGCCACCCGGACCCCTTCCAGCAGGAGGCGGGCAAGACGCCGATGTCCATGGACAGGGTCAACGACGGGCAGCTGTGCGGGCAGTGCCACGGCAGGGTCGCGTTCTCGACGGATGCCTGCGGCCGATGTCACCCGGCGCTCGCGGAGGCCAAGTGAAGGGCCTCCTCGCGCGGGTGGGCAGCGCGTTCCTCGTCGCGATGGTCGCCGGAGGTGTCGCGCTCGCAGTCGAGGGCGACGTGGTCTTCAAGCGACA
This is a stretch of genomic DNA from Candidatus Rokuibacteriota bacterium. It encodes these proteins:
- a CDS encoding transposase, whose amino-acid sequence is MSQERSEARCYDMLRQARWPNGMTCPGCGGRRITTHSRSPRTPRRRYLCLSCRRTFSDLTATPLAQTNLPLAKWFECLRLLPGRHTTAGLAKALDVKWDTAVRLQRQLATSPGRPGLVQRLRQILGEADHG